The following proteins are co-located in the Apium graveolens cultivar Ventura chromosome 5, ASM990537v1, whole genome shotgun sequence genome:
- the LOC141660506 gene encoding uncharacterized protein LOC141660506, with protein sequence SASSSSPSSSSLSSTSSPSSSSTSSPSSSFSSSSSSSSSPSSPSSPPSPPSPHPSSSPSSSHSSSSPSSPSPSSSSPSSPSPPSSSPSFLRELEQASVALKVASADT encoded by the exons tctgcttcttcttcttctccttcgtcTTCTTCTCTTTCGTCTacttcttctccttcttcttcgtctacttcttctccttcttcttctttttcttcttcttcttcttcttcttcttctccttcttctccttcttctccTCCTTCTCCCCCTTCTCCTCAT ccttcttcttctccttcttcttctcattcttcttcttctccttcttctccttctccttcttcttcttctccttcttctccttctcctccttcttcttctccttc ATTCCTTCGGGAGCTTGAACAGGCTTCGGTTGCCTTGAAGGTGGCTTCGGCTGatacctga